The Lichenihabitans psoromatis genomic interval GCGACGCTGCTGCATCTCGGCCCGGGGCTCGCCAACGGCTTGGCCAATCTGCATAACGCGAAACGCGCCCGGTCACCGGTGGTCAATATCGTCGGTGACCACGCGACCCACCATCTCCAATATGACGCTCCTCTCACGAGCGATATCGAATCGCTCGCGCGGCCCATGTCGAACTGGGTCGGCCGCATCGCGCTGGGCGACGATGTCGGGCAGATGACTGCTGAGGCCATTTCGCAGGCCCGGCAAACGCCCGGCGTGTCGACCCTGATCCTGCCGGCCGATGTGGCGTGGAGCGATGTGGGAGGATCGAGCGGCGGAGAGCCCCGCCCGGTCCCGATCGCGCCGCAAGCCACGCGTGCGTTGCCCGAGCGTTCGGCGATCGAGGCCGGCGTCCAGTCGCTGCGATCGGGTGGGCGGATCGGTCTCTTGCTCGGCGGCCAGGCCCTGCGCTCACCCGCGCTCGAATGGGCTGGTCGGATTGCGGCCGCGACAGGCGCGACGCTTCTGGCCGAGATGTTCAATGCGCGGATCGAGCGGGGCAGGGGCCGCGTCCCCGTCGCGAAGGTCTTGTACAAGATCGACGCGTCACTGGCGCAGCTCGCCGACTATGAGACCTTGATTCTCATCGGCGCCAGCGTGCCAGTGGCGTTTTTCGGCTACCCGGGCAAGCCGAGCCGTCTTATCGCCGAGGGCTGCAGGGTCGTTCAGGTCGCCGGACCGCACCATGATCTTGCGGCGATCCTGCAGGCCTTGGCCGAAGACATCGGCGCCTCGCGAACGACCGCATCCGCCGCTTCAGCTCCGCAGCTGAGCGAAACATCGGCCTCACCGACCGGTCCGCTCGATGGAGAGACGGTCTGTCGGATCGTGGCGCGCCGCATGCCCGAGGGGGCGGTGGTCTGCGACGAGTCGCTCACGGCGGGCTTCTCGTTTTTCGCTCATTCTCAGGCGGCCGCACCTTATGATTATCTGCAATTGACGGGTGGTGCGATCGGCATCGGCATTCCGCTCGCGGCGGGCGCGGCCGTCGCAAGTCCAGGCCGCAAGGTCATTGGTTTGCAAGCTGATGGAAGTGGCATGTACACGGTGCAGGGCCTGTGGACCCAGGCTCGCGAAGGGCTCGATGTGCTGACCGTCATCTTCTCCAATCGGGCTTATGCGATCCTGCACGGCGAGATGGCGAATGTCGGCGTGAACGCGATTGGCCGCAACGCGGCGCGAATGCTCAACCTCGACGATCCCGCTCTCGATTGGGTGTCGTTGGCCAAGGGACTCGGCGTCGACGCGGCACGCGCGACAACCCCCGCAGCATTCGACGCACTCTTCACAGCCGCGATGACCCGGCCCGGACCATTCCTGATCGAAGCGGTGCTCGAGCCAAGCTGAGCGCCGCGTGCCGATCGAGGCGACGCGCGTCCGCTCCACCGGACCGAGTGCCGCAGGACCTCCCGTTCCCCGACCGAGTTTCCTTGTCGTTCCGGACCGTCGCGTCCGCTGCCACAAGGAAG includes:
- a CDS encoding acetolactate synthase large subunit → MNGADVLGDTLLANGVDVCFANPGTSEMHFVAALDRRPQMRCILGLFEGVVTAAADGYSRMADKPAATLLHLGPGLANGLANLHNAKRARSPVVNIVGDHATHHLQYDAPLTSDIESLARPMSNWVGRIALGDDVGQMTAEAISQARQTPGVSTLILPADVAWSDVGGSSGGEPRPVPIAPQATRALPERSAIEAGVQSLRSGGRIGLLLGGQALRSPALEWAGRIAAATGATLLAEMFNARIERGRGRVPVAKVLYKIDASLAQLADYETLILIGASVPVAFFGYPGKPSRLIAEGCRVVQVAGPHHDLAAILQALAEDIGASRTTASAASAPQLSETSASPTGPLDGETVCRIVARRMPEGAVVCDESLTAGFSFFAHSQAAAPYDYLQLTGGAIGIGIPLAAGAAVASPGRKVIGLQADGSGMYTVQGLWTQAREGLDVLTVIFSNRAYAILHGEMANVGVNAIGRNAARMLNLDDPALDWVSLAKGLGVDAARATTPAAFDALFTAAMTRPGPFLIEAVLEPS